In the genome of Pempheris klunzingeri isolate RE-2024b chromosome 3, fPemKlu1.hap1, whole genome shotgun sequence, one region contains:
- the LOC139198975 gene encoding 3-mercaptopyruvate sulfurtransferase-like, with translation MALQARAMITSKWLAEAVKAQGKMRILDTSWYLPKLRRNAKSEFKKRHIPGAAFFDIDQCCDKTSPLDHMLPSEKIFADYVGNLGIENDTHVVVYDASEFGAFSAPRVWWMFRVFGHTGVSLLNGGLGNWKQEGLPVSDRHVRPTPTEFKASMNRSWIKTYEDILDNLDTKRFQVVDARPTGRFKGLDPEPRDNTEPGHIPGSISVPFHSFLSQSGQFLPREQLQALFGRAGVDLSRPICVLCGSAVTACHVALAAHECGHPGVSVYDGGWSEWYTRAVPEHVISEGRGKHL, from the exons ATGGCGCTTCAGGCGAGAGCTATGATCACCTCCAAGTGGCTTGCGGAGGCTGTGAAGGCTCAGGGGAAAATGCGCATCTTGGACACTTCTTGGTATTTACCCAAACTGCGGCGCAACGCCAAGAGCGAGTTTAAGAAGAGGCACATCCCAGGTGCGGCTTTCTTTGACATAGACCAGTGCTGTGATAAAACCTCCCCCCTGGATCATATGCTGCCGTCGGAGAAGATTTTTGCAGATTATGTGGGAAATTTGGGGATAGAAAACGACACGCACGTCGTGGTGTACGACGCCAGCGAGTTCGGCGCGTTCTCTGCGCCCCGCGTGTGGTGGATGTTCCGGGTGTTTGGGCACACCGGGGTGTCGCTGCTCAACGGGGGGCTCGGAAACTGGAAGCAGGAGGGTCTACCGGTGAGCGACCGGCACGTCAGACCGACACCGACCGAGTTTAAGGCCTCCATGAACCGCTCCTGGATCAAAACCTATGAGGATATCCTGGACAACCTGGACACCAAACGGTTCCAGGTGGTGGACGCGAGGCCCACAGGCAGGTTCAAAGGACTGGACCCTGAACCCAGAGACA ACACAGAGCCAGGCCATATCCCCGGCTCCATCAGCGTGCCCTTCCACTCCTTCCTGTCCCAGTCGGGTCAGTTCCTGCCCAGGGAGCAGCTCCAGGCTCTGTTCGGCCGGGCCGGCGTGGACCTCAGCCGCCCTATTTGTGTCTTGTGTGGCTCAGCCGTGACTGCGTGCCACGTGGCGCTGGCGGCCCATGAGTGCGGGCACCCGGGGGTGTCGGTGTATGACGGCGGGTGGTCAGAGTGGTACACCCGCGCCGTGCCCGAGCATGTCATATCTGAAGGACGAGGAAAACATTTGTGA
- the rps19bp1 gene encoding active regulator of SIRT1 has protein sequence MSASLIRRGLELLSDDIQDASKVKRGKKKKQQQTPSSAMVMDLVSTKRQGVTKQVKRLQGRLGPGKSKATVKDKRIKSAVEEFRKKQGKSHMSANLKYFMETGCKATSSDTLKILNHNTGRQSRDRPDRPAKKAKEPQSLFTEEEFQEFQKEYFGKTVE, from the exons ATGTCGGCGTCGTTGATCAGGAGAGGACTGGAGCTGCTGAGCGACGATATTCAAG ATGCCAGCAAAGTGAAgagggggaagaagaagaagcagcagcagaccccCAGCTCGGCCATGGTGATGGACCTGGTGAGCACAAAGCGGCAGGGAGTCACCAAGCAGGTGAAGCGGTTGCAAGGTCGCCTTGGTCCCGGCAAGAGCAAAGCTACGGTCAAAGACAAGAGGATCAAGTCTGCAGTGG AGGAGTTTAGAAAGAAGCAGGGGAAGAGCCATATGAGTGCTAACCTCAAGTACTTCATGGAAACTGGCTGCAAAGCAACATCTTCTGATACCTTGAAG ATCCTGAACCACAACACAGGGAGGCAGTCCAGGGATCGCCCAGATCGACCTGCCAAGAAGGCCAAGGAGCCGCAGTCCTTGTTCACAGAGGAGGAGTTCCAGGAGTTCCAGAAGGAGTATTTCGGCAAGACTGTCGAGTAG
- the LOC139199063 gene encoding apolipoprotein L6-like, which yields MSRPVPLPRTKVFYPDKFEEDEPIKCISTPKSPTKPPEGSSVRSAPPPVAPKKWTVKKSPGGADSVNGTLQIVMVVDKPLVNNDCEAQPPPLPPKTPKKQTDSKNKILDADSLLDWWKGATPWSSLCSDHKNGGDAEKKIIKVKAKQLYKAVQVYIVLLSKHGDFLTEHTAELLCVADNLDKVSKGTMIAGITGGATTVVGGIAAAAGVILSPLTLGASLALTVVGAGVATAGGLTGASAAIANKVNSTQDKKKIEKTFKEYEDHITKILDCLKFINEGMEQLKQHDLSVLSEARKDSVSVARAIQLAATGGGSARAIEANSKASGLMQGLAIGMDMHFTQGKDGPKLKKGHESKLAKKIRRLAEELNEGLNELMQIRLLFCEHFSFK from the exons ATGTCGCGG CCAGTCCCCTTGCCGAGAACAAAGGTTTTCTATCCAGACAAATTTGAGGAGGACGAGCCGATAAAATGCATCTCCACTCCCAAATCTCCAACAAAACCTCCAGAG GGAAGTTCAGTCCgctcagctcctccaccagTGGCACCAAAGAAGTGGACCGTTAAAAAGAGTCCAGGAGGTGCTGACTCTGTAAATGGCACTCTGCAGATAGTAATG GTGGTGGACAAACCATTAGTTAACAATGACTGTGAGGCTCAACCTCCTCCGCTGCCTCCAAAAACTCCTAAAAAACAGActgacagcaaaaacaaaatcctg GATGCCGACTCTTTGCTGGATTGGTGGAAGGGGGCCACGC CCTGGAGTTCTCTGTGCAGTGACCACAAAAACGGAGGGGATGCCGAAAAAAA GATTATAAAAGTTAAGGCCAAACAGCTCTACAAAGCTGTCCAGGTTTACATCGTCCTGCTGTCCAAACATGGTGACTTCCTGACGGAGCACACTGCTGAGCTGCTCTGCGTCGCTGACAACTTAGACAAG GTTTCAAAGGGGACGATGATCGCCGGCATCACAGGAGGGGCTACAACCGTGGTGGGAGGTATTGCAGCTGCTGCCGGGGTGATTCTGTCTCCGCTCACACTGGGAGCCTCGCTGGCCCTGACTGTGGTTGGGGCCGGCGTGGCTACAGCCGGCGGCCTCACTGGTGCATCTGCAGCCATCGCCAACAAG GTGAACAGCACCCAGGACAAGAAGAAAATCGAGAAGACCTTCAAGGAGTATGAGGACCACATAACGAAAATTCTGGATTGCTTGAAGTTCATCAATGAGGGCATGGAGCAGCTAAAGCAGCACGACCTGTCTGTTCTGAGCGAGGCCAGGAAGGACTCAGTGAGCGTAGCCAGGGCGATACAGCTGGCCgccacaggaggaggaagcgcCAGGGCCATAGAGGCGAACAGTAAGGCATCCGGGCTGATGCAAGGCCTCGCCATCGGCATGGATATGCACTTCACCCAAGGGAAGGACGGTCCGAAGCTGAAGAAAGGCCACGAGTCCAAGTTAGCCAAGAAAATCAGGAGATTAGCAGAGGAGCTCAATGAGGGTTTGAATGAGCTCATGCAAATCAGGCTCTTGTTCTGTGAGCATTTTTCAttcaagtga
- the atf4a gene encoding cyclic AMP-dependent transcription factor ATF-4 → MILSQLALEDVEALYLGPSSLMADPIGPLLDQDEEEALSPSSSLEGKAPASPPLSFSSDASSLSPYRTLSPSPLSASPPPSPPPAHPSSFLGTKAGADSLSLHWLGASDLLDAHIGADDGKDDAFVGMDWMSEKIDLSEFDLDSLIGSCTSDESPSSPEDLLASLDSHMDLDLDSLDTTIPTPHDGLELDLSLPSIPALPLLPLPGAAEAKKTEVAPDQEVVMKSEPPSPAPSSSPPSPAYTLELGSEVDVLDAEKTATSLTATIIPNPSGSIQTTSPFVLSLPPADHIVLVLTNKDEPPLVSLPEQSAEISSSSDCDSDSGIESVAGSPERLFSPPHVSSPTAGSSRTKPYSKPEPAASSPSAKTSRVKSVSSAPKVEKKLKKMEQNKTAATRYRQKKRVEQEMLGTELEGLEKRNQELTEKAESITREIQYLKDLMEEVRKRRGKTSSVA, encoded by the exons atgatTCTCTCCCAACTGGCCTTGGAGGACGTGGAGGCCCTGTACTTAG GGCCCTCTTCTCTGATGGCTGACCCCATTGGGCCCCTTCTGGACcaagatgaagaagaagctctttctccctcctcctctctagaGGGGAAGGCGCCAGCTTcgccccccctctctttctcctccgacgcatcctccctgtctccctACCGGACCTTATCGCCCTCCCCGCTCTCTGcctccccacctccctctcctcctcctgcccatCCCTCCTCGTTCCTGGGAACCAAGGCCGGCGCGGACTCTCTGTCCCTCCACTGGCTGGGTGCCAGCGACCTGCTCGACGCCCATATTGGAGCAGACGATGGCAAAG ATGATGCTTTTGTGGGCATGGACTGGATGTCAGAGAAAATCGACCTGAGTGAATTTGACCTGGATTCCCTCATTGGTTCCTGCACATCCGATGAGTCACCCAGCTCCCCCGAGGATCTCCTGGCCTCCCTTGACTCCCACATGGATCTGGATCTAGACTCCTTAGACACAACCATCCCCACCCCACACGACGGCCTGGAGCTGGATCTCTCACTGCCCAGCATCCCCGCTCTCCCACTGCTCCCTCTTCCTGGGGCAGCCGAGGCCAAGAAGACGGAGGTGGCTCCTGACCAGGAGGTTGTCATGAAGTCTGAGCCTCCCTCCCCCGCTCCCTCTTCATCTCCCCCCTCTCCAGCCTACACATTAGAGCTGGGCAGCGAAGTGGATGTGCTGGatgcagagaaaacagccaCATCCCTCACAGCCACCATCATTCCAAACCCCAGTGGAAGCATTCAGACCACCAGCCCCTTTGTGCTCTCTCTTCCCCCCGCTGACCACATTGTGTTGGTGCTCACCAACAAAGACGAGCCCCCCCTCGTATCTCTCCCAGAGCAGTCTGCCGAAATCTCTTCATCAAGCGACTGCGACAGCGACTCTGGCATCGAGTCCGTTGCCGGTTCACCTGAACgcctcttctcccctcctcatgtctcctcaccTACAGCTGGTTCCTCCAGGACCAAACCCTACTCCAAACCAGAGCCCGCCGCTTCCTCCCCTTCTGCCAAGACCTCCAGGGTCAAATCTGTGTCCAGTGCGCCCAAGGTGGAGAAGAAACTGAAGAAGATGGAGCAGAACAAGACGGCAGCCACTCGCTACAGGCAGAAGAAGAGGGTCGAGCAGGAGATGCTTGGCACAGAGCTCGAAGGTCTAGAGAAGAGAAACCAGGAGTTGACGGAGAAGGCAGAGTCCATCACCCGAGAGATTCAGTACCTCAAGGACCTGATGGAGGAAGTCCGCAAGCGACGTGGAAAGACCAGCTCCGTGGCGTAG
- the LOC139199180 gene encoding uncharacterized protein, producing MLFRFVIRRMSSTVPRHVIWESEGLVAYLHPRPWTPGSVILERSSPGSPAGSIFQLEKQEYLSWLLGARAVAELLCDRLAVRRCALVSRPHRDKPAQIRVLPLHGLDAEWRPHLAGEEEHNAHDPGYCTSKTAPRWTDPRLTEIQAKIRAKLPVPDAPPNVTFLGDDPAHPGLFSRIVRGEEQQWRVWEDEGHVAFLTPFPNSPGFTVLVPRRPLTSDIFRLEKGDYEDLVLAAREVSRLLEDALGAWGVGLIFEGFEIDYAHAKLLPLFLPSSSSSSGAEEDTTKPPPPQFYPIYPGYVTSEDGPEASLESLKELHIKITQI from the exons ATGCTGTTCAGGTTCGTTATCAGACG AATGTCGTCCACTGTTCCCCGTCATGTCATCTGGGAGTCAGAGGGGCTCGTGGCCTACCTTCATCCCCGGCCGTGGACCCCGGGCTCTGTCATCCTGGAGCGGAGCTCCCCCGGCAGCCCGGCAGGCAGCATCTTCCAGCTGGAGAAGCAGGAATACTTGTCCTGGCTGTTGGGGGCGAGAGCCGtcgcagagctgctgtgtgacaggCTGGCGGTCAGGAGGTGTGCGCTGGTCAGCAGACCCCACAGAGACAAACCTGCACAG ATCCGTGTCCTCCCTCTGCATGGTCTGGATGCAGAGTGGCGCCCTCACCtggcaggagaagaggagcacAACGCCCATGACCCGGGTTACTGCACCTCCAAGACTGCTCCCCGGTGGACCGACCCCCGCCTGACAGAAATCCAGGCCAAGATTCGAGCCAAGCTGCCGGTACCTGACGCCCCACCCAACGTCACTTTCCTCGGCGATGATCCCGCTCATCCCGGCCTGTTTTCACGAATCGTCCGTGGcgaggagcagcagtggagggtGTGGGAGGACGAGGGCCACGTGGCCTTTCTCACTCCTTTCCCCAACTCCCCTGGCTTTACTGTCCTGGTCCCACgccgacctttgacctctgataTATTCAGACTAGAAAAAGGGGACTATGAAGACCTGGTGCTGGCAGCGCGGGAGGTGTCGAGGCTTCTTGAGGATGCATTGGGTGCCTGGGGGGTGGGGCTCATTTTTGAGGGTTTTGAGATTGACTACGCTCATGCCAAGTTGCTGCCATTGTTtctaccatcatcatcatcatcatcaggggcAGAAGAAGACACCACTAAACCACCACCTCCCCAGTTTTACCCCATCTATCCTGGATATGTGACCTCAGAGGATGGACCTGAAGCCAGCCTGGAGAGTCTGAAGGAACTACACATCAAAATTACTCAGATTTAA
- the LOC139199067 gene encoding P2Y purinoceptor 3-like, with protein sequence MENFWGNGTVDHNNTSDDLDKLARYLLPTVVIVQPLGLPTNALVLRLLLAKPGICSTSDIFILNLTLFNLLFCMMIVIEYIRFLFVWTVESASFLAFALNQTGGPLLLTCLALNRYMAVCHPLLFLQLKDPKVRLSMCFAVSAITAACCFLVKYLTFGWNMVSVLLVFDIVIISTCNILILKSLRQSGPNTKAVHPVKMRALKIVLTTLVLVNFHYTPSLVEYLLRNCGPVYFRPFSVFTSVASALLSTGTFMQPLSYLIRTKQLHKMRCACGSAAETKTEATGQSGPS encoded by the coding sequence ATGGAAAACTTTTGGGGTAATGGAACCGTGGATCACAACAACACAAGCGATGATCTTGATAAACTTGCCCGGTACCTACTGCCCACTGTGGTCATAGTGCAGCCACTGGGGCTGCCGACCAACGCTCTGGTCTTACGCCTCCTGTTGGCCAAACCTGGAATCTGCTCCACATCGGATATCTTCATACTCAACTTGACGCTATTCAACCTGTTGTTCTGCATGATGATCGTCATTGAATACATCCGCTTCCTGTTCGTTTGGACAGTAGAGTCTGCCTCATTCCTGGCTTTTGCTCTGAATCAAACGGGAGGGCCGTTGTTGCTCACTTGTTTGGCTTTGAACAGATACATGGCCGTCTGCCATCCgctgctcttcctccagctcAAGGATCCTAAAGTGCGGCTGTCCATGTGCTTTGCGGTGAGTGCCATAACTGCTGCTTGCTGCTTCCTGGTGAAGTACTTAACATTCGGGTGGAATATGGTATCAGTGCTCCTGGTCTTTGACATAGTGATCATATCAACCTGTAACATCCTGATTCTCAAGTCCCTCCGCCAATCAGGGCCCAACACGAAGGCGGTCCATCCAGTGAAAATGCGAGCACTGAAGATAGTACTGACTACGCTTGTGCTGGTCAACTTCCACTACACCCCCTCACTTGTTGAGTACCTGCTGAGGAATTGTGGTCCGGTATATTTCAGGCCCTTCTCAGTCTTCACCAGTGTGGCCAGCGCACTTCTCTCCACGGGCACTTTCATGCAGCCTCTGAGTTATCTCATTCGGACCAAACAGCTGCACAAGATGAGATGTGCCTGCGGCTCAGCTGCTGAGACAAAAACTGAGGCAACAGGTCAGAGCGGCCCCTCCTGA